GGCCGGCAGGCGGGCCGGTGTAGGCCGACGCAACCCGGCCAGCAAACAGGCCAGCATGAGCGGCAAGACCCAACTCAGGGTGCCGGCCAGCTCATTGGGATTGACCATGCCACCTACCGTGCCGGGAACGCCGCCGGGCAGCGGCAACCTAACGCGCACCTGGTTGAGGTATTCGAACGGCGGCTGCCACTCCGCGCCGATTAGACCCACCCCAGCCATGAGCGTTCCCGTCAACAGGACAAAGCCGACAATCGGCCATAGGCCCCGATTGCGCCGGCCGGCAGCGGCTGTGGCGTAGAACAAGCCGATGCCCAACAGAATGCCGGCGATCTTCGGCCCACTGACCAACGGATCAAACAACATGGCGAAGCTGACACCGACCATCGCCAGCAGGAGCCAGATGGACAGGTCGTAAGGGGTAGGCGTGATCCACAGCCCCGTCGCCGCCTTGCGCACCAGCCACAGCAGGGGAATGAGTAGCAGCCCGACGCTGCCAATTCCAAACGGCAGCAGCGTCACCGGGATGAGCAGCACAAGGATAAGCCATTCCCACTGGAGGAGCTTCTGGGCGATATTACGCATCAGTATCGTGACCTGTCGCGATCATGAACATAATAGCGGCCCCGGACGCCAATCGCAAGCAGGATTGAGTGAAAATGGCGTTGGAATTGGGTTGCCTCGCGCGGGTGAGGGTCTATAATCGCGTCTGCCTGTAGAGGGAACAGGAGTAAAGATGCCTTCGAGTCCGCTCGTCTTGCTGGTGGAGGGACACAATGCTGGTCGCGATTCCTTGCGGCCCATGCTCCTGAAGCCTGGCTATGAGGTAACGGTTGTCCACACTGGCGCCGAAGCGCTGGACTGGCTGCAAGCCCAGGCCCGCACGCCGGACCTGATCGTTTTCGATGCCTCCACGATGCGCTCGAACGGCGTTCGCAACTGCCGGCGATTACGGCGTTCTGTCGAGCTAATCCCTATTATCCATAGCCGGGCCAGCGGTGAAGAAGAAGACCGCAGCGCTGGGGCCGACGTCTATCTGGAACGACCTTACTCAGCACGCAAGTTGCTGAACCGGACGCGCGCGCTGTTGCCGGCCGACAGCAGCCGCGAAGAGATCGTCCGCTATGGCAACATTACCCTCTTCCGCAGCAAGCGCTCTGTCGGCGTGGCCGGCAAGGGCGAGTTCATTCTAACACCCAAACTGGCCCTGCTACTGGAAACGCTCGTCCGCCAGCCGGGCACGCTGTTGACCCGCCGCCAACTGATGCAAACCGTCTGGCAAACTGACTTCGTTGGCGACACGCGCACGCTGGACGTTCACATTCGTTGGGTGCGCGAGTGCATCGAAAGCGACCCCAGTCGGCCGCAATTCCTGAAGACAGTCCGCGGCAAAGGGTACGTGCTGTTGATTCCCGCGCCGAGCGACGACTCCGTCTAGAACGA
The DNA window shown above is from Nocardioides sp. and carries:
- a CDS encoding response regulator transcription factor — its product is MPSSPLVLLVEGHNAGRDSLRPMLLKPGYEVTVVHTGAEALDWLQAQARTPDLIVFDASTMRSNGVRNCRRLRRSVELIPIIHSRASGEEEDRSAGADVYLERPYSARKLLNRTRALLPADSSREEIVRYGNITLFRSKRSVGVAGKGEFILTPKLALLLETLVRQPGTLLTRRQLMQTVWQTDFVGDTRTLDVHIRWVRECIESDPSRPQFLKTVRGKGYVLLIPAPSDDSV